A region from the Paraburkholderia flagellata genome encodes:
- a CDS encoding phosphate acetyltransferase, with protein MESNHIKYRRLIAECQALAPLPVAVAHPCDASSLESAIDAARQGLIAPTLVGPRERILSVASECGLSIGDYPIVDTPFSEASAASAVQLVREGKAQALMKGSLHTDELMAAVVRRDAGLRTARRISHCFVMDVPSYADPLIITDAAVNIAPTLEEKIDILQNAIDLGHALGFPEVRVAILSAMETVNPKVPSTLEAAALCKMVDRRQVTGALVDGPLALDNAIDPEAARIKHIDSPVAGRANVLMVPDLEAGNMLAKSLSFLAGADAAGIVLGARVPVILTSRADSVMTRLASCAVAMLVAHGRQAAGHIEG; from the coding sequence ATGGAATCCAATCACATCAAATACCGCCGTCTGATCGCAGAATGCCAGGCGCTCGCGCCGCTGCCCGTCGCGGTGGCCCATCCCTGCGACGCGAGCTCTCTCGAGAGCGCGATCGACGCCGCGCGGCAGGGGCTCATCGCGCCCACGCTCGTCGGTCCGCGCGAGCGCATCCTGTCGGTTGCGTCGGAATGCGGCCTCTCCATCGGCGACTATCCCATCGTCGATACGCCGTTCAGTGAAGCTTCGGCGGCCTCCGCCGTTCAGCTCGTGCGAGAAGGCAAGGCGCAGGCGCTCATGAAGGGCAGCCTCCACACGGACGAACTGATGGCCGCGGTCGTGCGCCGCGACGCCGGGCTGCGTACCGCCCGCCGCATCAGTCACTGCTTCGTGATGGACGTGCCGTCCTACGCCGATCCGCTCATCATCACCGACGCGGCCGTCAACATCGCGCCGACGCTCGAAGAAAAGATCGACATCCTTCAGAACGCGATCGATCTTGGTCATGCGCTCGGTTTTCCGGAAGTGCGGGTGGCGATCCTTTCGGCCATGGAGACCGTGAACCCGAAGGTGCCCTCGACGCTCGAAGCGGCTGCGCTGTGCAAGATGGTGGATCGCAGGCAGGTGACGGGCGCGCTCGTCGATGGTCCGCTCGCACTCGACAACGCAATCGATCCCGAGGCCGCACGTATCAAGCACATCGACTCGCCGGTGGCGGGCCGCGCCAATGTGCTGATGGTGCCCGACCTCGAGGCGGGCAACATGCTGGCCAAGAGCCTGTCGTTCCTCGCGGGCGCCGACGCGGCGGGCATCGTGCTGGGTGCGCGCGTGCCTGTCATCCTGACGAGC